The Acidobacteriota bacterium sequence TCTCGCGCGTAAAGATCGTCAGTTCCTGCGCGGCGCCGTCTTCCAGCACTTCAAAATCTTCGCGCTGCAAATCGCTGGCTTTGCCGCCCGCCGGAGCAATGATATTCGTGACGACGGTGACCAGATCGGTGTTGATGCGGATGGCTTCTTCTTTTTGCTCGGGCGCGGTTACCGGCGGTTTGGGCAGGGGTGGCAAGGGGACGGGTTTGACCGGGCGCTTCTCGTCTTGTTTGTTGCGGCCGCTCTGAGCATGCGAATGAAGCAGCGGCACGCACAACAGCACGCTCAGCAAACAACCCAACATTGCACTTGCCAACCTGTTTGGCTTCGTCATCTATGTTCTTTCGCTGAAAAATAAGCCTGAGGTTTAACCTCCAAGCTGTTCGTTGCGGCCACAGGTTAAAGGCCAATGAGGTTAAGCTTAGGGTTTTCCGCCCAAAGCCCTGAAAGGGCAGAGTTTAGTAGCCCAGGGCAACGCCCTGGGTCAACCAAACACCGTATGGTACCAAGCCCTGAAAGGGCGGAATAAACACACGCAATTTCGCCCTTTCAGGGCTTAATAATCATTGCGCGCCGGGTCCAGGGGCGTTGCCTCTGGCTATTCAATATCGCCCTTTCAGGGCTTCAGGTTTAACTTAACCTCATTGGACTGAAGTCAGAACTCCATGCCATTCGCCTTCACGCTCAAACACTCTTGGCTAGCTCTTTTACTTCGCCGATGTCGCGCAACCACGCGGTAAACGCCTGCAAGCCGCGTTCGACCTGGATACGATGGCGCTCGGCTTTGCGTTTGAGTTTTCGGCGCGCGACATCTTCCAGCGGCGGCAACAACGCAAAGGTCGTGTTGGCCGGTTGGAAATTATCAGCATCGGCGTTGGCCAGATAAAACGTCAGCGAACCCAGCGCCGATTCGCGCGGCGGCGCGGCGGGTTCCTGTCCCAACGCCAAGCGCGCGGCATTCATGCCGGCCAACATGCCAGTCGCCATCGCCTCGGTGTAACCCTCGATGCCGGAAATCTGTCCGGCAAACAGAACGCGCGGATGGGCGCGCATTTGCAAGGTTTGCCGCAACAATCTTGGCGAACAGATGTAAGTATTGCGGTGCATCTGGCCGAAGCGGATGAACTCGGCGTTTTCCAGCCCCGGAATCAGTTGCAGCACGCGCCGTTGCTCGCCCCATTTCAAATGACACTGGAACCCGACCATGTTGTAGGCCTCGGCCAGCAGATTTTCCATGCGCAACTGCACACAGGCATACGGCACTTGCCCGGTGCGCGGATCAACCAGCCCGACCGGCTTCATCGGCCCGTAACGCAGCGTCTCGATGCCGCGCCGCGCCGTCTCTTCGATAGGCAAACAGCCTTGAAAGTATTTGGCCTCTTCCTCCATGCCCTCGTGCGGCATGACTTTTTCGGCGGCGATCAACTCGTGGTAAAAGCGTTCGTACTGCTCTTTGTCGAGCGGGCAATTGACATAATCGTCGCCGCCGCGCCCGTAACGCGCGGCTTTGAAGACGATGTCGTAATTGATCGAGTCGGCCTCAACAATCGGCGAGATGGCGTCGAAGAAATACAGGTCGCGCTCACCCGTCAGCTTGCCAATCGCCGCGACCAGCGCGGGCGAAGCGAGCGGCCCGGCAGCGATGACAGTGATTTCGTCCGGGTTGATCGTGCTCACTTCCTCGCGATGGATTTCGATGTTGGGGTGCTGGTGCAGCGTTTCGGTGATGAGCGGCGAGAATTGCGCGCGGTCAACAGCCAACGCCCCGCCCGCCGGTACGGCGACTTGTCGCGCGATGCGCAAGAGCAGCGAATTGCCCGCCTCCATTTCATTTTTCAGCAGCCGCGGCGCGCTGGCGGGTTCGTCGGTTTTCAACGAATTGCTGCACACCAGTTCGGCGAAATGGCTGGTGCGATGCGCACCCGTCGCGCGTTGCGGACGCATTTCAAACAAGCGCACTTGGCAACCGCGCTCCGCCGCCTGCCAGGCGGCTTCGGAACCGGCGAGTCCGGCGCCGATGATGTTTACGAGTTTCTCGTCAGCCATAACTACTCCCGTCTACCATGAATACTTGAGGCCGCGATCATAGCAGATGCGCCGGGCAGATGTGATGGGCCAGCCCGGCACCCGCCGGGAGCGGCAGAAAAAGAGTGTTCTTTCTAATTTCCAGTTGTGCTGTCCCATTACGCCGCCTATACTGCGCGGCGGCGAGCTTGGAGATTGTTCTTGTAAGAAAAATCTCCAACGAAATTTCACGGGAATAATGAATAGGTAAAGCGGTTTTACTTGGCCTTGGCTAAATTGAGGGTTTGCAGGGTGGGAGGGTTTATTTTTTCTGGCACCCCGCCTGAAAGCGACATCGGCAAATCACAACCCCACAGTATGATTTGTCTGCAAATCGTCAATTGATGAATTTCACGAGCAAAGCAAAGCAGTACAGATTTCAGCGGCGGTCAACTTCAGTTGCGGGCGGAGTAGTTTGCTTAGCCGCAACGATTTAGTGCCAAAGCGGCGCATGCCCCGTGCCGCCAATGTTGGCCGTTTATGTAACGACTCAACCTTGCAAGTTGAGTATCCCCATTCGTCTAAATTTAGCGCCCCGGCAGAAGCACTGATGACGCTGCCTCTTTTCTTGCTGGCGACTGTCGGCTGACCTGCGGCCAAAGAAGTTTTCATTGGCTGTAGGTCAGCCTGTCTGTTCGTAAACCGTTGCCCTGCAAGGAAGTGAAAGGTAAGTACCTGCACGCTTGTGTGGGACAAACGCGTAGTACTGCCTTTGTTTGAAACCCGGTGTTCACCGCAGTTGCTGAGAGTTCAAGTTCTCAAACATCGGCCCTAGACAGCTAACGCGGTTGATCTTTAGGACACGCACCTTGAGTTCACCAAAGCGCCATCACCGGTTTCGCCCTCCCTGGTTTATCGTAGCGAGCGCGGCTCGCTCATCCCTCAATCTCGCTGGCCCGCCCAGCAAAGGAATGACTAGGAGTTATTATGAAAACAAGAAAGACTCCAAAACTCTTTCTGCCCCTCGTTGCTCTGATAGCGCTGGCCTTGGCCGCGCTATCTTTCACCCCAACGCACGATGCCGCACAACAATTTTCCGGCGCCATCTATACCAGCATGTCAGATGCCTCTGCCGTCAACCACAACATTTATGACAAGTGCGACCAGGTCTACCTAAACGGCGGCCCCCAGAATCAGAATGGGCCAGGGCTACCTGACGGTACCTATTATTTTCAGGTGACGACGCCAAACGGCGACCTGCTTTCAAACGACCCGGCGGCGTGTCGGCAGTTAATGGTAGTCGGAGGCGTGATTGCAGGCGCCTCGCCGCTTTCGGGTGCGTGTGCACACCTTAACGGGACAACTAACCCGATCACCGGCACCACGCCCGTCAGACTGTTTCCGTTCAACGCCACCACCAATCCGGGCGGCGAATACAAAGTCTGGTTGATTATGCAAACACCCGCGACGACGGTTGCGGCGGATGGGATACACTTGAATTTCAGCAACAGTGACACCAAGACTGACAACTTCAAGTGCAAGGAAAACCCTGGCGGGCCGCAACTCGCGGGGATTGGCGGCAAAAAATACTATGACACGAATACCAATGGCATGCTTGATGCAA is a genomic window containing:
- the trmFO gene encoding methylenetetrahydrofolate--tRNA-(uracil(54)-C(5))-methyltransferase (FADH(2)-oxidizing) TrmFO, with translation MADEKLVNIIGAGLAGSEAAWQAAERGCQVRLFEMRPQRATGAHRTSHFAELVCSNSLKTDEPASAPRLLKNEMEAGNSLLLRIARQVAVPAGGALAVDRAQFSPLITETLHQHPNIEIHREEVSTINPDEITVIAAGPLASPALVAAIGKLTGERDLYFFDAISPIVEADSINYDIVFKAARYGRGGDDYVNCPLDKEQYERFYHELIAAEKVMPHEGMEEEAKYFQGCLPIEETARRGIETLRYGPMKPVGLVDPRTGQVPYACVQLRMENLLAEAYNMVGFQCHLKWGEQRRVLQLIPGLENAEFIRFGQMHRNTYICSPRLLRQTLQMRAHPRVLFAGQISGIEGYTEAMATGMLAGMNAARLALGQEPAAPPRESALGSLTFYLANADADNFQPANTTFALLPPLEDVARRKLKRKAERHRIQVERGLQAFTAWLRDIGEVKELAKSV